The Etheostoma spectabile isolate EspeVRDwgs_2016 chromosome 4, UIUC_Espe_1.0, whole genome shotgun sequence sequence TTCTACAGTCCTGCCCATTGTCTACTTTTTGTAATGTCATGCAAGTACCTTTCCTACGGCAACTAAAGTTCTGAGTTCGAACCCCTGGTGTGGCACGATGCACATACCATATATTATCACGCTTACAGAGACGGGTTAGAATCTTTGCTACCATGGAATTTTACAGTTTATGGATATTACATGACCTTGTTGAATACTGAATTGTGATTGGTCGAGCACGGCAGTCTATGGTCTGTTTTTTAGACCGTTGCTATGTATAACAGAGCATGCCATGGACGGAGTTTTGATCGCACAGCCTAGAGgaccatttttaaatcaatacaggaAATCCGGGATTgttatgaatataaaaataaactgaCTATAGCCTTTCTTTGCAGAAAAGAATAGACATTTTAATGTCTAGACGATGACAACTCTACTACGGGTTAGGATAGCATTGAAAGCTGTATAACAGAACTATGGATCTTATGGCGAGATCATCTTAAATGCATAAAAGCTTTAAAGACCACACAGCAGGAATATTCAGACTGTGACAGAACAGACATGGAGGCCTTTATTGTTTAACTATGTTTATAGTACAGTGCCACATCTCTCACCCTCCATGGCCCCCGACAAACAGTCAACAACTttaaccaccacacacacgcgcatacacacacacgctgtttttaatgtaaacattataGGCTTAAAGAGCGATACAAAAAGCAAGGTAGTCATCAACCGTTTCTGCGTCCTTCCTTCCAAAGTTCCTCAGCAGAGTTAACAGGAGGACGACACAAAAACAATAGTTATCGTTTGGTCGATCATATTTTGGGGAACAAAAAAATGTCCTCTTCTCCCTAATCACTGCAGTcacaaagacgcacacacagtcAGGATTTTCATTGAACCAAATGCTTTTTATCAAAGTGTaattaaagtgttttattttgaatgctTGCAGTAGGCAGAAAGGAGAATAGTGAATTTATGAAGTTGAACATCTAACAAtgcttttgttcttttcctatAATTCTCTTTATAGGAAAAAGGCCTTGTGTGTCAATTTCCTTGTGTAGTCACAATGTGGAGCGTCAGTCTTCCCAATTACACCTGGAGCTACATTACCTTTTAGCTCGTACAAAGTACAAGGCGTTTGTTTTAGGGTAGTACTTCACATTCTGTTTCTTGTCCATGAGGCCCCCAAATATGATGAGCTCTCCCCTGCCCTGTACCACAGTGTGAAGGCTGGTCTCAGGAGGCCCTGTAACCGCAGCAGGAGTCCCGTTCCCATAAACTCTCCAGGACACCACCCCAGCAGACTTGGCCCTGGACACATCCAACACATACATTTGCATGGGCTTGCAGTTGAGAGACTGGTAGAGAGGTTTCCCTACGTTCAGGCTTTGGGGTGGGTGATGGCCAAGACGGCGTGCAATAGGTGGGATAGCATGTCCATCAGCTCCAGCAGCCTGTGGAGGgctggaggatgatgatggAGGGGTTCCAGGTGGACCCCCTCCTCCACCACTTCCTCCTCCAGGAGAAGACCCCTGTGTCTGAAGGGAAGACAATGACGATGAAGATGGTAAAGATGAGGAAGATTTGTTTTTCACTGCCTCCAGACTTCGTCGTAAGGCAGCAGGGGACACGGCACCTGGGGGAGTGTGTGGGGAGCCTGCAGGAGGTGTATGCAGGCCGTTGGTGCAGGGCACCTCAGGGTGGTGACCGGCAGAAGGGGGAGACTCCCAGCCATAGTCTGTGGAAGCAAGTGGGAGAGGGCGAGAGGAAGGAGATGCAGCCTGTGCTGGGCTGGTCCTTGGTGAAGGGGAGGATCCATTTAAAAGCTGGGgaagtggaggaagaggagggctGTCGGGGCCTTGTGATGGAGACGGCTGTTGGGATGAGGATGGGCTCCCTTCTCTGGCACCCCTCTAGCTGAAGGCCGAGGTCTCAGCGTGCCCCACCGGCCGTTCACACACGGAGCCTCCTCAACAGCTCCCAGGACAACACCGGCGGCTCCACTCCGAACAGGAGACTGAGAGCGCAGGGAAGGCGGTTCGGGACCCAAAGGGGCGGGTGTGGCACTTATGGGGGAGGGCCGAGAGTTAAGACTTGGGCTGAGCGGTGCACGGCCAGATGGAGCCTGTGAGAAAACCACCACACACTGGCCCACCTTGAGGAAAATGAACAAGATGATAAAAAAGGAAGATTAGTGATCAATCTAATGATTAGGCACAGATATTCAGAATGGGACCGACAGCTCAGACAGACACTTACTCTACAAGCCGGGTGACACCACAACTCCGGGGCCCCATGGTCCTCGTTTTCTACCTGCAACTGCTGCCACCGCCATGGTGGTGCGTCCATGTGGAGGAGCCAGGCATCTTTAAGGAGCTTTAACACACAAGACAACAACATCAGTCAAAACTGTAGTCACATGGAACATTTGCTAGGatataaagatgtttttatACTAGAgtgaagttaaaaaataaaaacttactgCATTAGGGCCGCCACAGCCTCCCAAGATGAGCAACGTCTGATCGTCAATCACAATCTAACAAATAAAACGGGGTCATTTGGTATGCTTTTTCAAACACCTATTTTAACAAATGTGTGCCCCCAACTAGGACAGCCCAAATTTCATGTCCACAATTTTTTCACAGGTACCAAATTTGAATACCCACAAGTTAATATTAGGAAGGGACTTCAATTGTGTTACTAACCCTGCCATTGATTGCTCTAACTCCAAAACAGCCACGCCTCCTGCAATGTCTAAGACTATATCAGCCTTTATGGATCAAATTGGCTGTGTTGACCCCTGGCGTTTCTTTCACCAGTGATAAGGATTTTTCTTATTACTCCACTGTCCATCAGGTCTACTCCCGTATTGACTACTTCTTTAACGACAAAGCCCTTCTATCTTCTGTTAGTTCCACACAATACACTGCCATTGTCATCTCTCACCACGCACCCCACATTTTAGATCTTTGTTTCCCATCAAGCTTTCACACAGATTTCTGTGATTTTGTTTCCACAAACAGATtccttcttttgaaacaaaccGGTCCAACCAGGTATCCCCATCGCTCTTATAGGAAACACTAAAAGCATTTATTCGTGGGGGCATTATATCTTTCAGTTCATATTTAACCAAAACTAGAAGATCAAAACAGCAAAAATTGTATCATTCACTTTTATATGACAATCCAACCACTTGAAAAGTGGATGGAGAGGGTAAAGCTGTACCAAAGGGTCAAAACTTTAacactttatttatgtaataacTTAATTGTCAGAGCTAGGTGGGAActtgttaaaacatttgaaatgaccAGAAATACTATTTAAGattgtcaaaaacaaaagaaagatttttttttaacactgaagCCTTCTTACTTGTGATTGACCTCCTCGCGGATGAGGTGATGGGCCAGATATGGGTGGTTTAGACCAGGACCACTGCTCCAGATCCAGAACCCAGACTTCATTACTCCTGATCAGAACCATCAGAGAGAACGACAACATGGTG is a genomic window containing:
- the fbxo42 gene encoding LOW QUALITY PROTEIN: F-box only protein 42 (The sequence of the model RefSeq protein was modified relative to this genomic sequence to represent the inferred CDS: inserted 1 base in 1 codon), whose amino-acid sequence is MSRTPDNEDGCFVAMDTEDDGADHAGITEEEEANMGSCRQEGNMDSSAKGGGRTMVELPEEVLEYILSFLSPYQEHKTAALVCKQWYRLIKGVAYQCYHGFLRAVQEGNIQWESRTYPYPGTPITQRFSHSACYYDSNQSMYVFGGCTQSSCNAAFNDLWRLDLNSKEWIRPLASGSYPSPKAGATLVMHKDLLVLFGGWTRPSPYPLHQPERFFDEIHTYSPSKNWWNCIVTTHGPPPMAGHSSSVIGNTMVVFGGSLGARQMSNEVWVLDLEQWSWSKPPISGPSPHPRGGQSQIVIDDQTLLILGGCGGPNALLKDAWLLHMDAPPWRWQQLQVENEDHGAPELWCHPACRVGQCVVVFSQAPSGRAPLSPSLNSRPSPISATPAPLGPEPPSLRSQSPVRSGAAGVVLGAVEEAPCVNGRWGTLRPRPSARGXAREGSPSSSQQPSPSQGPDSPPLPPLPQLLNGSSPSPRTSPAQAASPSSRPLPLASTDYGWESPPSAGHHPEVPCTNGLHTPPAGSPHTPPGAVSPAALRRSLEAVKNKSSSSLPSSSSLSSLQTQGSSPGGGSGGGGGPPGTPPSSSSSPPQAAGADGHAIPPIARRLGHHPPQSLNVGKPLYQSLNCKPMQMYVLDVSRAKSAGVVSWRVYGNGTPAAVTGPPETSLHTVVQGRGELIIFGGLMDKKQNVKYYPKTNALYFVRAKR